From Peptococcaceae bacterium, the proteins below share one genomic window:
- a CDS encoding CBS domain-containing protein, with amino-acid sequence MKLKDIMTKDVIAVSPGTTVLDAAQIMKDKNIGAIPICTDEMDVQGILTDRDIVLRVVAAQKDPGKTKCQDVMSDRLVVGRTDMEVESALDLMGDLQVRRLPVVENGKLVGFVSLGDMATNGRFDKASQEALSDISTPSEPRM; translated from the coding sequence ATGAAACTGAAGGACATTATGACCAAAGATGTTATTGCCGTTTCCCCCGGGACGACAGTTTTGGACGCCGCCCAGATCATGAAAGACAAAAACATCGGGGCAATACCCATTTGCACGGATGAAATGGATGTGCAGGGCATCCTCACCGACAGGGATATCGTGCTGCGGGTTGTAGCCGCCCAAAAGGACCCGGGGAAGACAAAATGCCAGGATGTTATGTCCGACCGGCTCGTCGTGGGCCGAACGGATATGGAGGTGGAGTCGGCTCTTGACCTGATGGGAGACCTGCAGGTTCGCCGCCTGCCGGTTGTCGAGAACGGCAAGCTGGTCGGTTTTGTCTCCCTGGGGGATATGGCCACCAACGGCCGTTTCGACAAGGCTTCCCAGGAGGCCCTGTCCGATATTTCGACCCCCAGCGAACCCAGGATGTAA
- a CDS encoding sigma 54-interacting transcriptional regulator, which translates to MEEGVEPENLKPSILASWRRCRELGVNPLGGKNTVILSADQLFQILEQKRPLIDVVKPYMEKIYGFVKGSGFIIFLADAEAVILHVLGDREVLDDIRAAANFKVGADWKEKYVGTTSVGMALIEGKPIQIAGEEHYCLEHQRWTCSAVPIRNPSSDIVAVLGMAGSSEKVHCHTLGMLVAAGMAVENQLQVLETTDKLVVTMRHHRAVIDSVSEGILAVNNRGIITYMNDSAGKILLINPQEAIGKHPSEVLDFRPVILDVLESGVGYSDKEYIIHSKRGRMHFIKSAVPIRGEDGQIEGVVDIFREIKQVKRLVNQMVGAHARFTFSDIVGASKEIMEAKRLAMMAARSSSNVLITGESGTGKELFAQAIHNASSRSQGPFIAVNCGAIPRELIESEFFGYEEGAFTGARQGGRPGKFEMASGGSIFLDEIGEMPLDLQVRLLRVIQEREVTRVGGSKTIPVDVRVIAATNKDLAREMAERNFREDLFWRLNVINIYIPPLQQRGDDIELLACHFLEKLCRDHNVKYSIDRKTMELLKNYPWPGNVRELENALERAVNFAEDDVILPHHLPKNLLTKSRGTNRASRVLSLEQSERQAILEAIKYSRGNLSKTAQLLGIARNTLYSKIQKYGIECKTF; encoded by the coding sequence GTGGAAGAAGGAGTCGAACCGGAAAATTTAAAGCCGAGCATCCTTGCTTCCTGGCGAAGGTGCAGAGAATTAGGCGTCAACCCGCTGGGCGGTAAAAACACGGTAATCCTTTCGGCTGACCAGCTCTTTCAAATACTCGAGCAAAAAAGGCCGCTGATTGATGTGGTTAAGCCTTACATGGAGAAAATTTACGGATTCGTGAAAGGGTCAGGGTTCATAATTTTTTTGGCCGATGCCGAGGCCGTTATTCTGCATGTGCTGGGAGACAGGGAAGTCCTCGATGACATCCGCGCAGCTGCTAATTTCAAGGTGGGCGCAGATTGGAAGGAGAAATATGTCGGGACGACCTCGGTGGGGATGGCGCTTATCGAGGGCAAACCAATCCAGATTGCCGGGGAGGAACACTACTGCCTGGAGCACCAGCGCTGGACATGTTCCGCCGTCCCGATACGCAACCCGTCCAGTGATATTGTCGCCGTGCTTGGCATGGCCGGGAGTTCCGAAAAAGTGCACTGCCATACCCTGGGCATGCTGGTGGCTGCAGGGATGGCCGTGGAGAACCAGCTTCAGGTCCTGGAGACAACGGATAAGCTGGTCGTGACCATGCGCCATCACCGAGCGGTGATAGACTCGGTTTCCGAAGGGATTCTGGCCGTAAACAACAGGGGAATCATCACTTATATGAACGACAGCGCGGGTAAGATCCTGCTGATCAATCCCCAGGAGGCGATAGGTAAACACCCTTCCGAGGTCCTGGATTTTCGTCCCGTTATTCTTGATGTCTTGGAAAGCGGCGTCGGGTACAGCGATAAGGAGTACATCATCCACTCGAAAAGGGGAAGGATGCATTTCATCAAGAGCGCGGTGCCCATCAGGGGTGAGGACGGCCAAATAGAAGGAGTAGTGGATATTTTCAGGGAAATCAAGCAGGTCAAGCGCCTGGTTAACCAGATGGTAGGCGCCCACGCCCGTTTCACATTCAGCGATATTGTCGGCGCCAGCAAGGAAATCATGGAGGCCAAGAGGCTTGCCATGATGGCTGCCAGGAGTTCGTCCAACGTTTTGATCACGGGAGAGAGCGGGACGGGAAAAGAATTGTTTGCCCAGGCCATTCACAACGCGAGCTCGCGCAGCCAGGGTCCGTTTATAGCCGTAAACTGCGGGGCCATTCCCCGGGAGCTTATTGAAAGCGAGTTTTTCGGTTATGAGGAGGGGGCTTTTACCGGCGCGCGCCAGGGAGGCAGGCCTGGCAAGTTCGAAATGGCGTCCGGCGGCAGCATTTTTCTTGATGAGATCGGCGAAATGCCGTTGGATTTGCAGGTCAGGCTGCTCAGGGTCATTCAGGAGAGAGAGGTTACGCGTGTGGGCGGTTCCAAAACGATCCCCGTGGACGTGAGGGTCATTGCCGCCACGAACAAGGACCTGGCCAGGGAAATGGCGGAGCGGAATTTCAGGGAAGACCTTTTCTGGCGTTTGAACGTGATTAACATTTACATACCGCCCCTGCAGCAGAGGGGCGACGATATTGAACTGCTGGCCTGTCATTTCCTGGAGAAACTGTGCCGGGACCATAACGTAAAATACAGCATTGACCGGAAGACTATGGAGCTCCTGAAAAACTACCCCTGGCCGGGCAATGTGCGTGAACTGGAAAATGCCTTGGAAAGAGCGGTGAATTTTGCCGAAGACGATGTGATTCTTCCTCACCACCTGCCTAAGAACCTGCTGACGAAAAGCCGGGGCACAAACCGCGCTTCCAGGGTTTTGAGCTTGGAGCAGTCGGAAAGGCAAGCGATTCTCGAAGCGATCAAGTACAGCAGGGGTAACCTCAGCAAAACGGCGCAGCTTCTGGGGATCGCCCGCAATACGCTGTACAGCAAAATACAGAAGTATGGAATAGAGTGTAAGACATTCTAA
- the mobB gene encoding molybdopterin-guanine dinucleotide biosynthesis protein B: MTEDNRRVPVISVVAKSDAGKTTLLEKVIRELKDKGIRLAVIKHDAHSFEIDKPGKDSWRLAQAGADVVSISSPEKIAIIEKTEKELSLDEVISRISGVDLVLTEGFKRADKPKIEVFRSAAHRELLCEPEELLAIASDVEWNLEVPCFHIDDAKSIADFILDYMEKFNKSQA; the protein is encoded by the coding sequence ATGACAGAAGATAACAGGCGGGTACCGGTAATTTCCGTGGTCGCAAAATCGGATGCGGGGAAAACAACCCTTTTGGAAAAGGTGATCCGGGAACTGAAAGACAAGGGTATCAGGCTGGCGGTGATAAAACACGACGCCCACAGTTTTGAGATCGATAAACCGGGGAAGGATTCGTGGCGCCTGGCCCAGGCGGGAGCGGATGTTGTTTCAATTTCGTCTCCCGAAAAAATTGCCATAATTGAAAAGACCGAAAAGGAACTATCCCTGGATGAAGTGATTTCGAGAATATCCGGGGTAGACCTTGTCCTGACGGAAGGTTTTAAACGGGCCGACAAACCCAAAATTGAGGTGTTCAGGTCAGCGGCTCACCGGGAACTGCTTTGCGAACCAGAGGAACTATTGGCCATTGCCAGCGATGTGGAATGGAACTTGGAGGTACCCTGTTTTCATATTGACGACGCGAAAAGCATCGCCGATTTTATACTCGATTACATGGAAAAATTTAATAAGTCACAAGCGTAA
- a CDS encoding NTP transferase domain-containing protein, translating into MKTTGVVLAGGRSSRMGSDKSLLPFLDKPLICQVVNELREVVEEILIVSNRPGKYGFTGAKEIGDIYPGMGPLGGIHAGLAAAENERIFVCACDMPFITGRLVRFMLEMSRGFDAAVPRMSNNHLQPLFAVYSKACLWPVEKCLRDGISKIIEFYRLVNIKYVDEAAIREIVEPEKAFFNVNTLEDYRKIKDIKIKKSCGTTVQGRSVSLEDARSALLQVVKPLTDELVPLDQALGRVLGQDILAGENVPPFDRSSLDGYALRSRDTEDAGLLHPVALEVIDKVPAGCVSGKKVMPGTAVQIMTGAPVPAGADAVVGKEEINRDGEYINITRRVKVGSNIVGAGEELAAGDLAAARGTVVTPVLAGLLASLGVQETPCYRRPRVAVISTGDELVDAGLTPVQGKIRSSNSFILEGFCRRCHVEPLVLGNVKDDAEEIALCIRRGLEQAEMVITTGGVSAGEYDLVKRALAVLDAEILFHQLDIKPGSPTAAAVKDGKPIVALSGSPAAAVIAFQLLVLPALKKVKGQVEYLPDVVSATLLDDYPKPSPQRRILQGRMIFKDGEACVSLACGRGIPLLGSNVLVDVPGGSSGLGAGDKVKVYLVNSIDWN; encoded by the coding sequence GTGAAAACAACCGGTGTTGTGCTGGCAGGCGGCAGGAGTTCGCGGATGGGAAGCGACAAGTCGCTCCTTCCATTTTTGGATAAACCCTTGATCTGTCAAGTTGTTAACGAGTTGCGGGAGGTTGTTGAGGAGATTTTAATCGTAAGCAACCGGCCGGGGAAATACGGTTTTACCGGGGCCAAAGAAATAGGCGACATATATCCGGGCATGGGTCCCCTGGGCGGGATTCATGCCGGGCTGGCTGCCGCCGAAAACGAGCGTATTTTTGTTTGCGCCTGTGATATGCCGTTTATAACCGGCCGGCTGGTCCGTTTTATGCTGGAAATGAGCCGGGGTTTCGACGCCGCCGTTCCCCGGATGAGCAATAACCACCTGCAGCCGCTTTTTGCCGTATACAGCAAAGCGTGTCTGTGGCCCGTCGAAAAGTGCTTGCGGGATGGTATCAGCAAAATAATAGAATTTTACAGGCTGGTGAATATAAAATACGTCGATGAAGCGGCAATCAGGGAAATCGTGGAGCCTGAGAAAGCGTTTTTCAACGTCAATACGCTTGAAGACTACCGGAAAATAAAAGATATTAAGATAAAAAAATCCTGCGGGACAACAGTTCAAGGACGCAGCGTTTCCCTGGAGGATGCCCGGAGCGCGCTGCTTCAAGTCGTTAAGCCCTTAACGGATGAGCTCGTTCCTCTTGACCAGGCGCTGGGAAGAGTGCTGGGCCAGGATATCCTGGCTGGGGAAAATGTGCCGCCTTTTGACCGCTCATCTCTTGATGGTTATGCTCTTCGGTCCAGGGATACGGAAGATGCCGGCCTGCTGCACCCGGTTGCGCTTGAAGTAATTGATAAAGTGCCTGCGGGCTGCGTCTCCGGCAAAAAAGTTATGCCAGGGACCGCCGTTCAAATTATGACCGGGGCGCCTGTCCCCGCTGGAGCTGATGCGGTTGTTGGAAAAGAAGAAATAAACAGAGATGGGGAATATATAAATATAACGAGGCGGGTCAAAGTGGGCAGCAATATAGTTGGGGCGGGGGAAGAACTGGCCGCCGGCGACCTCGCAGCGGCGCGAGGCACAGTTGTCACCCCGGTCTTGGCGGGGCTGTTGGCCAGCCTGGGAGTGCAAGAAACGCCTTGTTATAGGCGGCCGCGGGTCGCGGTGATAAGCACCGGGGATGAACTGGTCGATGCCGGGCTAACGCCGGTCCAGGGGAAAATAAGAAGCAGCAACAGTTTTATCCTGGAAGGGTTCTGCAGGCGCTGTCATGTTGAACCGCTGGTACTGGGGAATGTCAAAGACGATGCGGAAGAGATTGCGTTATGCATTAGGCGAGGATTGGAACAAGCCGAGATGGTAATAACGACGGGCGGAGTTTCGGCGGGAGAGTATGACCTTGTGAAAAGGGCCTTGGCTGTTCTTGACGCGGAAATACTTTTTCATCAACTGGACATTAAACCGGGGTCGCCGACGGCGGCAGCCGTAAAGGACGGCAAACCCATCGTCGCGCTGTCGGGGAGTCCCGCGGCGGCGGTAATCGCTTTTCAACTGCTTGTTCTGCCGGCCCTGAAGAAGGTGAAAGGACAGGTTGAATATCTCCCGGATGTGGTTTCTGCGACCCTGCTGGATGATTATCCCAAGCCTAGTCCCCAAAGAAGGATTCTGCAGGGAAGAATGATTTTTAAAGACGGGGAAGCGTGCGTCTCTCTCGCCTGCGGGCGGGGGATTCCTCTTTTAGGCTCCAATGTCCTGGTTGATGTACCTGGCGGCAGCAGTGGCCTGGGTGCAGGTGATAAAGTAAAAGTTTACCTAGTTAATAGTATTGACTGGAATTGA